In Drechmeria coniospora strain ARSEF 6962 chromosome 03, whole genome shotgun sequence, the DNA window ggcctgctcgatggcgaggaagacCTTGCGGATGGCGCGCTGGGCAACAGCCATTTCGGCAACGGGATTGGGTTCTTGGGGATACTGGTTCTTCGGCAGGAGGCCTCGAAGCTGCGTCGTGGGCTGGTTTGCACCTGCTTTCCGTCTGATGTCGCTGTTGATGAGAGCGTCTGCTATGGCGGAGAtgtcgaggaagaagaggagCACCGAGGCCAATGcagcgaggatggcgagTGTGTAATTGGAAACACGCTTCATCGAGGACGGGGGAGGCTCGAGGGTGATTTAtagacgacgtcggcgttgcTGCGGCACATGGTAGGAGGTGCCAGAAGTCGGCGGAAGAACGAGGCAGGTTTTTATCTGCCATGGCGTTGGGGAGGGCATCGGCTGCGTCAAGTAGTCGCAGCAGGTACGTCAGCCATTAGTGATGCTTAGGAATCAGTCAACGGGGGCGGGAGATCGATCGTCGAACCCCACACGCCCCACCTGGCATCGGTCCTGGACGCAggtagctgtacatgtacttgtactcgtggctactgtactgtacttactgtacctacaggtacagtacaggtaagtacttgatgTACTAACAGTGCAACTGCTTGTATgttatacagtacttgtactggaCATGGTGCTTGCGGCGTACTGGGAGCACgccacaagtacatgtacactgagAGGACAAGTACCAAGCACCGCATACCCGTtgactccgtacagtagtaattaatacccaagtacttactctgtgtgtgctgcacatgtaatCATGACAAAGGGcacacctgcttgtactcggtacatcATGCTCGATTATCCCCACAGTCATTGTTGTTGTGCACAGTCACAAATCAACCGAGCTTGTTTGAGATAACAGACAGCATGCCAATGACGATGGAAGCAATGCCTTGCATGTGTTCGTGGCATCCATCCAGCTGCGTGTACCTGTTGAGTGGAGCGTGATCGCGATAGCAAGTCTACGGTAGCAAGTCGGCGTATCTATGTATTAGTACCTGCTGTGGTTTGTTGGGAAGACGAGATAGGTGTTCTGGTGTGTAGTTGCAAACAGGTACCCTGACAGTACCACGTCCCCACGTCGGCAGTCTGTCAGTTTGTCACTGGCAGCAAAGTTCCGGTAGCGTCACGTGATGATTTGTTATCGTTGGCATTCCTGTCCAGAAGCCGCCTCCAGAataggcaagtacatggcacatgtacactttGGCTCCATTACTAACGCACTCATAAGCATGCTCGCCCGTGTAAGAACttgcactgtaattactccgtaggtgtgcaagtaagtacacacAGTAGTACCGTAGGGAGACTTACTTCCgtacgtacaggtacggtGAGCTTTTAGGtaacaagtacagtaatatacAGCAAAGTGCTAGTTAGGTGTActtatgcaagtacatgtatggagtactccgtacggagtggtgATATTACTGCACAGAGCACCCCCGTACGGCGCCGcatggactccgtactgcacgcAACATTACGAGCTCCTTCGTAatcatcgtcgcctccagcggggccgaggacccCCACACCAGACGAACAAAGTCATCGACGGCAACCAACGACCCGTGCTCACGGACGGCCTACGGGCCAGCCTcacatcgacgacgatgctgccCGCCGGCCTTTTCAAGCGTCGAAatacctcgacgtcggcatcggctgcGGCGGGCGGGTGCTCGGTTTGCTTCCAACAAAAAGCCGTCTCGCGACGCCGAAgctcgacgctcgaggctTCCGGGAGGCTCCGGCCCGTCACTGCCGGCCCCTCTCGTCggccctctccctcccttcACCGTCCGCATGCAAAGTCGGGGCCTGGGACGACGGGACTTAATTCTATTACATTTCGCTTCCGTACTGGTTGTCATCAAGGTGGGGTCGGCTCGGTCCACGCAGAGAGTCCGACACCGACAATTCCTCGGGCGTCTCCAGCGCTGCGTCCCAATAGGCAGGTGACTTTCAGCCACGAAAGAGGCACCTCcttcgcggcggcggtgccaaAGGAGTCACGTCATCCGACGGCGGAGGGGAGAGAGAAGGGTGGGGAAAAAGAGACATGGCTGGGGAAAGGCGATAGATACACGAGACAATATCATTGAATGCGAAAAACAAACATGGCCGACAGACCGACGGTGTGAAATCTTCAGCCCACCATCCGCTCCACCCTCGGAGCAAGAGCCGTGTCGTGGCGGGTGCGCAACGAGAACGCCAGAGGAGAaagggaaaaaaaaaaaggtgacgacggtggtTCGTCAAACAAAGaagcccgacggcggcgcgggagaGGGTAGGTCGGGGGGGCTCGGACgggtcatcgtcgtcgtcgtcgtcgtcgtcgtcgcaccgTCCACGCGCGCGCCCCCCCGTCTCCCGCGGCGAGTCGGGACGGGAAAAGGTGATCCGATCGGCCCGGTCGCTTTTTCTCGCCTACTGCTGCACCTTCTCGCTCACCAGCTTGttcgcctcggccttcttggccgagaGGAAGCTGCTGAGCCACGAGAGCGTCTCGGTGCTGACGACaaaggccgtcgagacggccgccttgccctggccgacgaggccctgCTGCTCGTTCTTCTTCACCTCGGACGAGTAGATCTGGAAGACGCGGTCGCGGCCCTCGATCGACTTGCTGTagggcagcagcaggaggctGCACGTGTCGCTGTAGAgctcgctcgtcggcttcatgACGATGGGGAAGCGCTCGTCGATGCGGTCAAGCGTCTTGTCGCCGATGGAGTCGGCGCGCTGCACGTAGGGCGAGATGAAGCCGTAGGGTTTGGCGAAGTAGGGGAGGACGGGGCGGGCAAAGGTCTGGTAGGCCGAGTCGCCGAGCTTCAAGGACCGCTGGGCGTACTCGTTGGCCGTGACGGTCGTGATGCCGTCGCTGATGAGGGGGTAGTTGAG includes these proteins:
- a CDS encoding perilipin MPL1-like protein; this translates as MAVPQVNGDVASPVHNSAFLQHILNYPLISDGITTVTANEYAQRSLKLGDSAYQTFARPVLPYFAKPYGFISPYVQRADSIGDKTLDRIDERFPIVMKPTSELYSDTCSLLLLPYSKSIEGRDRVFQIYSSEVKKNEQQGLVGQGKAAVSTAFVVSTETLSWLSSFLSAKKAEANKLVSEKVQQ